The following are encoded in a window of Castanea sativa cultivar Marrone di Chiusa Pesio chromosome 9, ASM4071231v1 genomic DNA:
- the LOC142610631 gene encoding plant cysteine oxidase 2-like isoform X1, with protein sequence MEAEAAVMERGGGRDNCRVGVGHNNKIGYVKKVISKKRKLMRRIIKQAAAAVPIMPMSLQLQQLFDSCLDVFKGPATIPAPNDVHKLCTILDNMEPEDVGLSSKLPFFKPTNMVRGNPRVTYTTIYQCDNFSLCLFFIPATGVIPLHNHPGMTVFSKLLLGTMHIKSYDLVDPINLDGSVPCSQLRLAKLKADRVFEAPCDTSVLYPTTGGNIHAFTAITPCAVLDVIGPPYSKKDGRDCSYYKDHPYTASNGEAALTTEDSDSYGWLEEIEMPENSQMDGIEYLGPQVIEPTC encoded by the exons atggaGGCAGAAGCAGCTGTAATGGAGCGTGGTGGTGGAAGAGACAATTGTAGAGTTGGTGTTGGACATAACAATAAGATTGGATATGTGAAGAAGGTAATTAGTAAGAAGAGAAAATTGATGCGGAGAATTATTAAGCAGGCCGCCGCGGCGGTCCCTAttatgcccatgtcactacaactACAGCAGCTGTTTGATTCGTGCCTTGACGTTTTCAAAGGCCCCGCCACCATTCCTGCTCCCAACGATGTCCACAAGCTTTGCACCATTCTTG ACAATATGGAGCCAGAAGATGTGGGGCTAAGTAGCAAGTTGCCGTTCTTTAAGCCTACAAATATGGTCAGAGGGAATCCAAGGGTCACATACACAACCATATACCAGTGTGACAATTTTTCG TTGTGCTTATTCTTTATACCCGCAACTGGAGTTATTCCCCTTCACAACCATCCAGGAATGACTGTTTTTAGTAAGCTTCTATTAGGAACAATGCACATCAAGTCGTATGATTTGGTTGATCCTATCAATTTGGATGGCTCGGTGCCATGCTCTCAAC TGAGATTGGCAAAGCTGAAAGCTGACAGAGTCTTCGAGGCTCCTTGTGACACTTCGGTATTATATCCAACAACAGGGGGGAACATCCATGCTTTCACTGCCATAACACCATGTGCAGTGCTTGATGTGATTGGACCTCCCTATTCCAAAAAAGATGGTCGGGATTGCTCCTACTATAAAGATCATCCCTACACTGCCTCAA ATGGAGAGGCAGCATTGACAACAGAGGACAGTGACAGTTATGGATGGTTGGAAGAGATTGAAATGCCAGAGAACTCGCAAATGGATGGAATTGAATACTTAGGGCCGCAGGTTATTGAGCCTACGTGTTAG
- the LOC142610631 gene encoding plant cysteine oxidase 2-like isoform X2 has protein sequence MERGGGRDNCRVGVGHNNKIGYVKKVISKKRKLMRRIIKQAAAAVPIMPMSLQLQQLFDSCLDVFKGPATIPAPNDVHKLCTILDNMEPEDVGLSSKLPFFKPTNMVRGNPRVTYTTIYQCDNFSLCLFFIPATGVIPLHNHPGMTVFSKLLLGTMHIKSYDLVDPINLDGSVPCSQLRLAKLKADRVFEAPCDTSVLYPTTGGNIHAFTAITPCAVLDVIGPPYSKKDGRDCSYYKDHPYTASNGEAALTTEDSDSYGWLEEIEMPENSQMDGIEYLGPQVIEPTC, from the exons ATGGAGCGTGGTGGTGGAAGAGACAATTGTAGAGTTGGTGTTGGACATAACAATAAGATTGGATATGTGAAGAAGGTAATTAGTAAGAAGAGAAAATTGATGCGGAGAATTATTAAGCAGGCCGCCGCGGCGGTCCCTAttatgcccatgtcactacaactACAGCAGCTGTTTGATTCGTGCCTTGACGTTTTCAAAGGCCCCGCCACCATTCCTGCTCCCAACGATGTCCACAAGCTTTGCACCATTCTTG ACAATATGGAGCCAGAAGATGTGGGGCTAAGTAGCAAGTTGCCGTTCTTTAAGCCTACAAATATGGTCAGAGGGAATCCAAGGGTCACATACACAACCATATACCAGTGTGACAATTTTTCG TTGTGCTTATTCTTTATACCCGCAACTGGAGTTATTCCCCTTCACAACCATCCAGGAATGACTGTTTTTAGTAAGCTTCTATTAGGAACAATGCACATCAAGTCGTATGATTTGGTTGATCCTATCAATTTGGATGGCTCGGTGCCATGCTCTCAAC TGAGATTGGCAAAGCTGAAAGCTGACAGAGTCTTCGAGGCTCCTTGTGACACTTCGGTATTATATCCAACAACAGGGGGGAACATCCATGCTTTCACTGCCATAACACCATGTGCAGTGCTTGATGTGATTGGACCTCCCTATTCCAAAAAAGATGGTCGGGATTGCTCCTACTATAAAGATCATCCCTACACTGCCTCAA ATGGAGAGGCAGCATTGACAACAGAGGACAGTGACAGTTATGGATGGTTGGAAGAGATTGAAATGCCAGAGAACTCGCAAATGGATGGAATTGAATACTTAGGGCCGCAGGTTATTGAGCCTACGTGTTAG